From the genome of Varibaculum prostatecancerukia, one region includes:
- the lnt gene encoding apolipoprotein N-acyltransferase: protein MVGRLIKGFWAVVAAAAIALGLLLAFPSAWGSYWLCAWLAMGLWLLILRRVRRRYALAISALAALIFFLVLFRWVSVSLGFSTPWIALALCETLFLTLWAGSVLAVRRLTSPLWTLWTAFSFAGIEAWRAAFPWTGMPWGMLGFSQVDSPIKGWIPLLGENGMAFLMVGILAALVSVTWKISMPNLVTAGLALLVVIASGSGLPSLPSSKDSPKLQVAAMQGGVSWPIGSTYSRPGTILAGHLAQARNSDLSGTQLVLWGEQAADIDPRSDAAWGKELRAWQAGQQIPLLFGTLVYQEKTTSNQVLKLEDGSFSQVYSKREPVPFGEFLPARPVISKIFPEQVKMLPRDMIPGKKPGVAAVGDARVGANICFEVALDSLVRDTVNAGANLLYFPTNNSSFGYSYQSRQQLQIARFRALEYDRSSAQVAVGGVSALVNPEGQVLAGSGLFRADTLKAALPLRDTLTFQARFGSGLNAFFRFGVIVGLLLVGGALIFLKVQKRSFQHLETAARSRRKANRKTGRGRLKSGSKGKGKK from the coding sequence ATGGTCGGACGTTTAATCAAAGGCTTTTGGGCGGTGGTGGCTGCCGCCGCCATCGCTTTAGGTTTGCTGCTGGCTTTCCCTTCTGCTTGGGGATCATATTGGCTGTGCGCTTGGTTAGCTATGGGGCTCTGGTTGCTGATCTTGCGGCGGGTACGCCGCCGCTACGCCCTGGCGATTTCCGCCCTGGCCGCCCTGATATTTTTCCTGGTGCTCTTCCGTTGGGTGTCCGTATCGCTCGGTTTTTCTACCCCTTGGATTGCGCTTGCCCTTTGTGAAACCTTGTTTTTAACCCTGTGGGCAGGGTCGGTACTGGCAGTGCGACGCTTAACTAGTCCCCTCTGGACTTTATGGACGGCGTTTTCTTTTGCCGGGATCGAGGCTTGGCGCGCCGCCTTTCCTTGGACGGGTATGCCTTGGGGAATGCTGGGATTCTCGCAGGTAGATAGCCCTATTAAGGGCTGGATACCGCTGCTGGGAGAAAACGGGATGGCTTTCTTGATGGTGGGGATACTGGCGGCGCTAGTAAGCGTCACCTGGAAAATCTCGATGCCTAATTTGGTGACTGCCGGTCTGGCGCTGCTGGTAGTGATTGCCTCGGGATCGGGTCTTCCTTCCCTTCCCAGCTCAAAAGATTCCCCAAAGCTGCAGGTAGCTGCCATGCAAGGGGGAGTGTCCTGGCCGATTGGTTCTACCTATTCCCGCCCCGGCACTATTTTGGCAGGCCATTTAGCGCAGGCGCGTAACAGTGATTTAAGCGGTACCCAACTAGTTTTATGGGGTGAGCAAGCCGCAGATATTGATCCCCGCTCGGATGCGGCATGGGGTAAGGAGCTGCGCGCTTGGCAAGCCGGGCAGCAAATCCCGCTACTTTTTGGCACCCTGGTTTACCAAGAGAAAACTACCTCTAACCAGGTGCTAAAACTGGAGGACGGCAGCTTCTCGCAGGTTTATTCCAAGCGGGAACCAGTACCTTTTGGGGAGTTCTTGCCCGCCCGTCCGGTTATTTCTAAGATCTTCCCCGAGCAGGTAAAGATGCTGCCGCGCGATATGATACCGGGGAAAAAGCCTGGTGTTGCTGCAGTTGGGGATGCTCGCGTGGGGGCGAATATCTGTTTTGAGGTGGCGCTGGATTCCCTGGTGCGCGATACGGTAAATGCGGGGGCGAACCTGCTATATTTCCCCACTAATAATTCTTCTTTCGGGTACTCTTATCAGTCCCGGCAGCAGCTGCAAATAGCTCGGTTTCGCGCCCTCGAATATGATCGCTCTTCCGCCCAGGTTGCCGTGGGGGGAGTGAGCGCCCTAGTTAATCCGGAAGGGCAGGTTTTAGCGGGGTCCGGACTGTTCCGGGCCGACACTTTGAAGGCGGCGCTGCCGCTGCGAGATACGCTTACCTTTCAGGCGCGTTTTGGCTCCGGTCTAAACGCTTTCTTCCGTTTCGGGGTGATAGTAGGGCTATTGCTAGTTGGGGGAGCTCTTATTTTCTTGAAGGTACAAAAACGTAGTTTCCAACATTTAGAAACAGCTGCCCGCAGCAGGCGAAAAGCTAACCGTAAAACTGGGCGCGGGCGCCTAAAGAGCGGTTCAAAAGGAAAAGGAAAGAAATGA
- a CDS encoding phosphoribosyl-ATP diphosphatase: MKSFEELFAELQEKAATRPEGSGTVQELDAGVHAIGKKIVEEAAETWMAAEYESHDDFCLEVSQLLYHAQVMMIAKGVSLEDVYRKL; this comes from the coding sequence ATGAAGAGTTTTGAAGAGTTATTTGCGGAGCTGCAAGAAAAGGCGGCTACCCGTCCGGAGGGATCCGGCACCGTTCAAGAACTAGATGCCGGGGTACACGCGATCGGGAAGAAAATCGTAGAAGAGGCGGCAGAAACCTGGATGGCCGCCGAATATGAAAGCCATGATGATTTTTGTTTAGAGGTGTCCCAGCTGCTTTATCACGCCCAAGTGATGATGATTGCTAAAGGGGTCAGCCTTGAAGATGTCTACCGCAAACTCTAG
- a CDS encoding RsmB/NOP family class I SAM-dependent RNA methyltransferase, giving the protein MRVERSQKKYSAPKSPRPNRRRERGESRDQNEQWRPQTDRVRTLVFQVLLAVETKDSYANLLLPPRLTRARIEGRDAGFATELTYGTLRSQGYYDWLIDQFSSRPVAALEKEVLIILRMGLHQLLNMRVPTHAAVSESVNLTKQEVNEGAAGLVNGVLRQVARLGEGELEARLNRLSPQRRLAIKYSHPAWIIAAYRAALREQEKLGAQIPSDDDSLAALLAENNCAPYINLVARPGLVDREELADAVEENGQDVAYSTISPWGLIVSGGDPADLAAVASARAGVEDQGSQLVAGLAAQYPLEGRDQIWLDLCAGPGGKAALMAALGRQRGAELIANEISDHRAKLVEDSVKALDNVQVVCKDGTKFPLREGGYDRVLVDAPCTGLGALRRHPESRYRSRNETIPDITGLQASLLNRALELCRPGGLVTYATCSPHPAETTFLVQRVLKEHQDARLMDLSETLEQLVDAQSWSEGLGCAPKYLQLWPHIHSSDAMFAVVIAKEQKGN; this is encoded by the coding sequence GTGCGAGTAGAACGGAGCCAAAAAAAATACTCGGCGCCAAAGTCGCCTCGCCCTAACCGGCGGCGAGAACGGGGGGAATCGCGCGATCAAAACGAGCAGTGGCGTCCGCAAACTGACCGGGTACGTACCTTGGTTTTTCAGGTACTGCTGGCAGTAGAAACTAAAGATTCCTATGCTAACCTGCTGCTTCCTCCGCGGCTTACCCGCGCCCGGATTGAGGGGCGGGATGCCGGTTTTGCCACCGAACTCACCTATGGGACGCTGCGCTCTCAAGGCTACTATGACTGGTTAATCGATCAGTTTTCTTCCCGTCCGGTGGCTGCCCTAGAAAAAGAAGTATTGATTATTTTGCGGATGGGGCTACACCAGCTGCTAAATATGCGGGTACCTACTCATGCGGCGGTCAGTGAGTCGGTGAACCTCACTAAGCAGGAAGTTAATGAGGGGGCAGCCGGCCTGGTAAACGGAGTTTTACGGCAGGTAGCAAGGCTAGGAGAGGGCGAGCTGGAAGCTCGGTTAAACCGGCTTAGCCCCCAGCGCCGCCTCGCTATCAAATATTCGCATCCCGCCTGGATTATTGCCGCCTATCGCGCGGCACTTAGGGAACAAGAAAAACTAGGGGCTCAGATTCCCAGTGACGATGATTCTCTAGCGGCGTTACTGGCGGAAAATAACTGTGCCCCCTATATAAATCTGGTGGCCAGACCCGGCCTGGTTGACCGGGAGGAACTTGCAGATGCAGTGGAGGAAAACGGGCAAGACGTAGCCTATTCAACGATTAGCCCCTGGGGTTTGATTGTTTCTGGGGGCGACCCCGCTGATTTAGCAGCGGTTGCTTCCGCTCGCGCCGGGGTGGAAGATCAAGGATCCCAGCTGGTGGCAGGGCTGGCCGCGCAATACCCCCTGGAAGGTAGAGATCAAATCTGGCTAGATTTATGTGCCGGACCGGGCGGGAAAGCAGCCTTAATGGCTGCCCTGGGGCGCCAGCGCGGCGCAGAGCTAATAGCGAATGAGATCAGCGATCACCGGGCAAAACTGGTAGAGGACTCAGTTAAAGCCCTAGATAATGTGCAGGTAGTTTGTAAAGATGGCACCAAGTTTCCGCTTCGTGAAGGCGGATACGACCGGGTGCTAGTCGATGCCCCCTGCACCGGGCTAGGGGCGTTACGCCGTCACCCAGAATCTCGTTATCGCTCCCGCAATGAAACCATTCCCGATATCACCGGGCTACAGGCAAGTCTGCTGAACCGTGCCCTAGAACTTTGCCGCCCCGGCGGTCTGGTTACTTATGCCACCTGTTCCCCTCACCCGGCAGAAACCACCTTCCTAGTCCAGCGGGTCCTAAAAGAGCATCAGGACGCGCGTTTGATGGATTTATCAGAAACTTTAGAACAGCTAGTTGACGCACAATCCTGGTCTGAAGGCTTGGGCTGCGCACCTAAATACCTGCAACTATGGCCCCATATTCACAGTTCGGACGCGATGTTTGCTGTGGTGATCGCCAAAGAACAGAAAGGAAACTAA
- a CDS encoding DEAD/DEAH box helicase codes for MPRRRKRKKSAATASGNDWESLSAAEKLATFKRNQITGEAGRFAARFDFPFDDFQQRALGALEDGKSVLVAAPTGSGKTLVGEFALFLALKRGVRAFYTTPIKALSNQKFRDFCAAYGSENVGLLTGDVSVNPGASLVVMTTEVLRNMLYRQDGRLDDLGFVVLDEVHYLADRYRGPVWEEVILHLDPAVKVIALSATVSNAEEFGQWLRQVRGDVSIVVSEKRPVPLYQHMLVGGRLFDLEVKSSGGKKKLNPALLAQTRRFLGEPRRGSHTSLPAAVGELNAKGLLPAIVFIFSRARCLEGQKQLVAAGIDLTTPEEKRQIQARLDEISENIPAGDVFTLGFDSLFAGLLRGIAVHHAGLLPVVKEAVEKMFAAGLLKVVLATETLALGINMPARSVVIESLRKWDGHEFVMLSAGQYTQLTGRAGRRGIDTLGHGIVIFRPGMDPAMVAALASKRTYPLKSAFSPTYNMAVNLLERGSLADTRDVLRRSFAQFQADRSVVGKAQQAAEKQRTADKIVAAKTLECSFGDIYEYVRLKSELEARDARRAQLLAREQARQRNELFSSLKRGDVLAYQDGRRARHGIVMKKSHTRTGETTLTVLADNAKLRDFSSNTLTGGLALVGQMWVKDYSERKPRDRQRLASKLRSALRDGLFTDPETSSQDRADAAPSPLKPKVSTQKTQQNRAQLADTGRELTELSALELTEMIAEHPVASCPHLNSHLKKASHWARLERQAARLRRRVDISEGALVDTFDRVVKVLTRLGYLNRQGEVSESGAVLCRIYSEYDLLIAQCVLKNVFAGLTPAQLAAACSAASYEPRRQESGAPVPSPLKSVVSQIEYLATELRELQTKLKAPEIPEASSALVAATYAWARGKPLAVALEAGDFVRAMKQLLDVLRQLEMVASVETSATARKAQKLILRGVVAWSDV; via the coding sequence GTGCCGCGAAGGCGTAAACGAAAAAAATCTGCTGCTACCGCGAGCGGAAACGATTGGGAATCTCTGTCAGCGGCGGAAAAGTTAGCAACTTTCAAACGAAACCAGATAACCGGCGAGGCGGGACGTTTCGCTGCTCGTTTCGATTTTCCTTTTGATGATTTTCAACAGCGCGCCCTGGGAGCTCTCGAGGACGGAAAATCGGTGTTGGTGGCAGCTCCTACCGGATCCGGTAAAACTTTAGTGGGGGAGTTCGCTCTTTTCTTAGCACTAAAACGGGGGGTACGAGCTTTCTATACCACTCCAATTAAGGCGCTTTCTAACCAAAAGTTTCGGGACTTTTGTGCCGCCTACGGCAGTGAAAATGTAGGGCTTTTGACCGGCGATGTTTCGGTTAATCCGGGTGCTTCCCTGGTGGTGATGACTACCGAAGTGCTGCGCAATATGCTTTACCGTCAGGACGGTCGCCTAGATGATTTAGGTTTCGTAGTCCTCGATGAGGTTCACTACCTTGCGGATCGCTACCGCGGACCGGTGTGGGAAGAAGTTATTTTGCATCTGGATCCGGCCGTGAAAGTTATCGCCTTATCTGCCACAGTTTCTAATGCTGAAGAGTTTGGACAGTGGCTTCGGCAGGTGCGCGGGGATGTTTCGATTGTGGTTTCCGAAAAGCGTCCGGTTCCGCTTTACCAGCATATGTTGGTAGGTGGGCGCCTATTTGACCTGGAAGTAAAATCTTCTGGGGGTAAAAAGAAACTTAACCCAGCGCTGCTAGCACAAACTCGACGCTTTCTGGGGGAGCCGCGGCGCGGTAGTCACACTTCTTTGCCGGCCGCAGTGGGGGAGTTAAACGCTAAAGGTCTGCTGCCAGCGATCGTTTTTATTTTTTCTCGCGCCCGTTGCTTGGAGGGGCAAAAACAACTTGTGGCAGCGGGAATAGACTTAACTACTCCGGAGGAAAAACGCCAGATTCAGGCGCGCCTCGATGAAATCAGTGAGAACATTCCCGCCGGTGACGTCTTCACCTTGGGATTCGACTCTCTGTTTGCGGGACTACTGCGCGGCATAGCGGTGCATCACGCCGGGCTGCTGCCGGTAGTTAAAGAAGCAGTCGAAAAAATGTTTGCGGCGGGTTTACTCAAAGTAGTTTTAGCGACTGAAACCTTGGCGCTGGGAATCAATATGCCTGCCCGCTCGGTAGTTATCGAATCCTTGCGTAAATGGGATGGTCACGAGTTCGTTATGCTTTCTGCGGGGCAATATACCCAGCTGACGGGGAGAGCGGGCCGACGCGGGATCGACACCTTAGGTCACGGAATCGTAATCTTCCGTCCGGGCATGGATCCGGCTATGGTGGCGGCGCTAGCTTCAAAACGCACCTACCCCTTGAAATCAGCTTTTAGCCCCACCTATAACATGGCGGTTAATCTGCTGGAGCGAGGCTCCCTCGCAGATACCCGCGATGTTCTGCGGCGCTCCTTTGCCCAGTTTCAGGCCGACCGATCGGTGGTGGGGAAGGCGCAGCAAGCAGCAGAAAAGCAACGCACAGCTGACAAAATAGTAGCCGCAAAAACTCTGGAATGCTCCTTTGGCGACATTTACGAATATGTGCGGCTTAAAAGCGAGCTAGAGGCACGTGATGCTCGCCGCGCGCAGCTGCTTGCCCGCGAGCAGGCTAGGCAGCGCAACGAACTTTTTAGTTCCCTAAAACGCGGGGATGTTTTGGCCTATCAGGATGGACGCCGCGCGCGTCATGGAATCGTGATGAAAAAATCGCATACTCGCACCGGGGAAACCACTTTGACGGTGCTTGCAGACAACGCCAAACTGCGTGATTTTTCTAGTAATACGCTCACTGGCGGCCTGGCCCTGGTGGGACAAATGTGGGTAAAAGATTACTCGGAACGTAAACCTCGCGACCGGCAACGTCTAGCTTCTAAGCTGCGGTCGGCACTTCGCGACGGCCTATTTACCGATCCGGAAACCTCCTCACAAGACCGCGCGGATGCGGCGCCTTCCCCCCTAAAACCCAAGGTTTCGACTCAGAAAACCCAGCAAAATAGGGCGCAGCTGGCTGATACCGGCCGAGAGCTAACGGAGCTCAGTGCTCTGGAGTTAACCGAGATGATCGCGGAGCATCCGGTAGCTAGCTGTCCGCATCTAAATAGCCACTTAAAGAAAGCTTCCCATTGGGCGCGCCTGGAGCGGCAGGCAGCCCGGCTGCGTAGGCGGGTTGATATTTCCGAGGGCGCCTTAGTAGACACTTTCGACCGGGTAGTGAAAGTGCTAACTCGCTTAGGCTATCTGAACAGGCAGGGTGAGGTCAGTGAATCCGGAGCGGTATTGTGCCGGATTTACAGTGAATATGACCTGCTGATTGCGCAATGCGTGCTCAAAAATGTTTTCGCGGGGCTAACTCCGGCGCAGCTGGCGGCGGCGTGTTCGGCGGCCAGTTATGAACCCCGGCGACAGGAGAGTGGGGCGCCGGTGCCTTCTCCGCTGAAGTCGGTGGTTAGCCAGATTGAGTATTTGGCAACTGAACTGCGGGAGCTGCAAACTAAGCTGAAAGCTCCCGAAATCCCGGAGGCCTCTTCTGCACTGGTGGCAGCTACTTATGCCTGGGCTCGGGGTAAACCGCTGGCGGTGGCTTTAGAGGCCGGCGATTTTGTGCGTGCTATGAAGCAACTGCTGGATGTGTTGCGACAACTAGAAATGGTGGCCAGTGTGGAAACTTCCGCTACCGCCCGGAAAGCTCAAAAATTGATTTTACGCGGAGTGGTGGCATGGTCGGACGTTTAA
- a CDS encoding DUF3866 family protein: MMLREGHVEAVRNFESTQELTVKISAHPAGAKQFLTGENLRALNYPALNGEVSEGDEVRFDCSPLQKNLGTGGFALVTALCGRLPEDQLPTHGGHIMKARYTPSQYMVSSVEEQESPFHEQMRQAENLDGMPVVGMDLHSQLPAVIVGIRAENRQAKIVYIYTDGGAVPAFFSRNITTLREKGWLDSVITAGQSFGGDLEAINTFSGLLAARQVLKADIAIMGQGPGNAGSGTPYGYSGFDLGAFLTQAALGGGKAICALRMSAADLRPRHQGISHHSLRIISSFVPVPITVPVPEFTDEGEGQKPLLTSDFTQIVDSQVKQISSRHRVQKCSTAGLYQALSQCPVRLSTMRRSLDEDAAPFLAAAVAGRLAAQML; the protein is encoded by the coding sequence ATGATGTTACGGGAAGGACACGTAGAAGCTGTCCGCAACTTTGAATCTACACAAGAACTTACAGTAAAGATCTCTGCTCACCCCGCGGGCGCAAAACAATTTTTAACCGGGGAAAACCTGCGCGCCTTAAACTATCCCGCCCTGAACGGGGAAGTTAGTGAAGGCGATGAAGTACGTTTTGACTGCTCGCCCCTGCAGAAAAACCTAGGTACCGGCGGATTCGCGCTGGTGACCGCGCTTTGTGGGCGCCTACCGGAAGACCAACTTCCCACTCACGGCGGTCACATTATGAAGGCCCGCTATACCCCCAGCCAATACATGGTTTCTTCGGTTGAGGAACAAGAATCTCCCTTCCACGAGCAGATGCGGCAGGCAGAAAACCTGGATGGAATGCCGGTAGTGGGTATGGATCTACACTCTCAGCTCCCCGCAGTCATTGTCGGGATTAGAGCAGAAAACCGCCAAGCAAAGATTGTCTATATCTATACCGATGGCGGAGCCGTACCGGCATTTTTCTCGCGTAACATTACCACTTTGCGCGAAAAAGGATGGCTGGATTCAGTGATTACCGCGGGTCAATCCTTCGGGGGTGATCTAGAGGCTATCAACACTTTTTCCGGCCTGCTCGCTGCCCGCCAGGTTTTAAAAGCTGATATCGCGATTATGGGACAAGGCCCTGGAAACGCCGGTTCCGGCACCCCTTATGGGTATTCCGGTTTCGACCTCGGGGCGTTTTTAACCCAAGCGGCTTTAGGGGGCGGTAAAGCCATTTGCGCCCTGCGAATGTCGGCAGCAGATTTACGCCCCCGCCACCAGGGAATATCCCACCACAGCCTGCGGATTATCTCCAGTTTTGTTCCGGTTCCCATTACGGTGCCAGTTCCAGAGTTTACCGATGAGGGCGAAGGGCAAAAACCGCTTTTAACCAGTGACTTTACCCAGATAGTGGATTCGCAGGTGAAGCAGATTAGTTCTCGGCACCGGGTACAAAAATGTTCAACTGCCGGCCTCTATCAGGCATTAAGTCAGTGCCCGGTACGGCTTTCTACTATGCGCCGTTCTCTTGATGAAGATGCTGCGCCTTTCCTAGCAGCTGCGGTTGCTGGGCGTCTAGCAGCGCAAATGCTCTAG
- a CDS encoding polyprenol monophosphomannose synthase, whose protein sequence is MTDTVIAIPTYNEAETLPRQVAKLRAEVPQADLVIVDDNSPDGTGQLAEELAAQDRGVKVVHRAEKAGLGPAYLEAFSWAAEAGYTWVVQMDADGSHRVRDLKKLLARRLWPSEPDLVIGSRWIRGGRLQGWSRLREALSRAGNAYIGAWLRLGIGDATAGFRVYRLDFLSRLGLEDLDSRGYCFQIDMTRRAVRAGGKIVEVPITFQERAAGASKMSSAIILEALAKVTRWGLSDLIKDQK, encoded by the coding sequence ATGACAGATACGGTAATTGCCATTCCCACCTATAACGAAGCGGAAACCTTGCCGCGTCAGGTGGCGAAATTGCGCGCTGAGGTTCCGCAGGCAGATTTGGTGATTGTTGACGATAACTCTCCCGATGGTACCGGTCAGCTGGCAGAGGAGTTAGCGGCTCAAGATAGGGGAGTGAAAGTAGTGCACCGGGCAGAAAAAGCCGGGCTGGGTCCTGCCTATCTGGAAGCGTTTTCTTGGGCGGCCGAAGCCGGATACACCTGGGTGGTGCAGATGGATGCGGATGGTTCCCATCGGGTGCGAGATTTGAAAAAACTGCTGGCGCGTCGGCTGTGGCCAAGTGAGCCGGATTTAGTGATTGGTTCCCGTTGGATTAGGGGAGGGCGCCTGCAGGGCTGGTCCCGGCTCCGAGAAGCGCTTTCGCGGGCAGGTAATGCCTATATCGGAGCCTGGCTGCGTCTAGGCATCGGGGATGCTACCGCCGGTTTTCGGGTTTACCGACTAGACTTCCTTAGTCGCCTGGGGCTGGAGGATCTGGATTCCCGGGGATATTGCTTTCAGATTGATATGACCCGCCGCGCGGTGAGAGCCGGGGGCAAGATTGTGGAAGTGCCGATTACTTTTCAAGAACGGGCTGCCGGAGCCTCTAAAATGTCCAGTGCCATTATTTTGGAGGCCCTAGCTAAAGTTACCCGTTGGGGACTAAGCGACCTGATAAAAGACCAGAAATAA
- a CDS encoding RNA polymerase-binding protein RbpA, translating to MAERALRGTSIGSKSLETEDGVVFAERRESLYICPQGHRFHMTFAAEVPAPAEWECKCGEMGELQYEEPAVEEDAKPVRPQRTHWDMLLERRSEEELQELLEEQLEVLHSGALMDGVHYS from the coding sequence ATGGCAGAGCGCGCACTACGCGGAACAAGTATCGGTTCAAAGAGCCTAGAGACAGAGGACGGCGTAGTATTCGCGGAAAGACGCGAAAGCCTCTACATTTGCCCCCAGGGACACCGTTTCCACATGACCTTTGCCGCGGAAGTTCCCGCTCCCGCCGAGTGGGAATGCAAATGCGGTGAAATGGGGGAACTGCAATACGAAGAACCGGCCGTAGAAGAGGACGCGAAACCAGTACGCCCCCAGCGCACCCACTGGGATATGCTCTTGGAGCGCCGCAGTGAAGAAGAACTGCAGGAACTGCTAGAAGAGCAGCTAGAGGTACTTCACTCCGGAGCACTAATGGACGGAGTACACTACAGCTAA
- the rpe gene encoding ribulose-phosphate 3-epimerase — protein MGVTISPSILNCDIANLASEIKKITNADYAHVDVMDNHFVPNLSWGLPVVEAVIRQNILPVDAHLMIEDADRWAPAYAEVGCDSVTFHAEAAVAPIRLAREIHRQGAKVGMALRPATDITPYIELLPEIDMLLVMTVEPGFGGQSFLESMLPKIRRTRDAISAANLQVTVQVDGGISRDTIALAAEAGADVFVAGSAVFKAEDAYNEVEALRQLAKAHC, from the coding sequence ATGGGCGTAACTATTTCTCCTTCCATTCTTAACTGCGATATCGCTAACTTAGCTAGCGAAATCAAAAAGATTACCAACGCTGACTACGCGCACGTGGACGTAATGGATAATCACTTTGTCCCTAATCTTTCCTGGGGACTGCCGGTGGTGGAAGCAGTGATCCGTCAAAACATTTTGCCGGTGGACGCACATTTGATGATTGAGGACGCTGACCGGTGGGCACCTGCCTATGCCGAGGTCGGTTGTGACTCGGTTACTTTCCATGCGGAAGCGGCAGTGGCGCCGATTCGTTTGGCGCGCGAAATTCATCGTCAAGGAGCAAAAGTGGGGATGGCACTGCGCCCGGCCACCGATATCACCCCCTATATTGAGTTACTGCCCGAAATCGATATGTTGTTGGTGATGACCGTAGAACCTGGCTTTGGAGGACAAAGTTTCCTGGAGTCTATGCTGCCAAAAATTCGGCGTACCCGCGACGCGATTTCCGCGGCGAATCTACAGGTAACTGTGCAGGTAGATGGGGGAATCAGTCGCGATACTATTGCTTTGGCTGCCGAAGCCGGGGCGGATGTGTTTGTGGCGGGCTCGGCGGTTTTCAAAGCCGAAGATGCCTATAACGAGGTAGAAGCGCTACGCCAGCTTGCTAAAGCTCACTGCTAA
- the hisG gene encoding ATP phosphoribosyltransferase translates to MLRIAIPNKGGLSEPAIKMLSEAGYRTRRRGRELYITDENNQVEIFFLRPADIAQYVGAGFIQAGITGRDLLADSGVKAQELLPLEFGKSTFRFAAPQDTISTIQDLEGKRIATSFDRIVQDYLAGQQIEATTVHLEGAVESAVRLGVADAIADVVETGNTLRAAGLEVFGEPLMKSEAVLIANPQASNPGLEVLKQRLRGVLNARNYVLLDYNVRRDLLDQAVRYTPGISSPTISSLQDSNWFAVRAMCKRSEVHGVVDNLHALGAEGILVTQLLSARI, encoded by the coding sequence ATGTTACGAATCGCGATTCCAAATAAAGGTGGTCTTTCGGAGCCTGCCATAAAAATGCTTTCTGAGGCCGGGTATCGCACCCGGCGACGCGGGCGGGAACTGTATATCACCGATGAAAATAACCAGGTAGAGATATTTTTTCTACGTCCCGCCGATATTGCCCAATACGTGGGTGCCGGATTTATTCAAGCTGGGATTACCGGTCGAGATTTACTGGCCGACTCGGGGGTAAAAGCACAAGAGTTATTGCCGCTAGAATTTGGAAAGTCTACTTTCCGGTTTGCGGCTCCCCAGGACACTATCAGCACCATTCAGGATTTAGAGGGCAAGCGCATCGCTACTTCCTTTGACCGAATCGTCCAGGATTATCTAGCGGGACAGCAGATAGAGGCGACTACGGTTCACCTGGAGGGGGCAGTAGAGTCTGCGGTGCGTCTGGGAGTTGCGGATGCGATCGCGGACGTAGTGGAAACCGGAAACACTTTGCGCGCTGCCGGCCTAGAAGTTTTCGGGGAGCCGCTGATGAAATCAGAGGCGGTGCTAATCGCTAATCCTCAGGCATCTAACCCCGGGCTAGAAGTTTTAAAGCAGCGTTTAAGGGGAGTGCTCAATGCCCGCAACTATGTTTTGCTGGACTACAATGTGCGCCGTGACCTGTTAGATCAGGCAGTGCGTTACACACCGGGAATATCTTCCCCTACCATTTCTTCGCTGCAAGATAGCAATTGGTTTGCAGTGCGTGCCATGTGTAAACGCTCTGAGGTTCACGGGGTGGTCGATAATCTCCACGCCCTGGGGGCAGAGGGGATCTTGGTTACCCAATTGCTATCCGCTCGGATCTAG